The following coding sequences lie in one Flagellimonas eckloniae genomic window:
- a CDS encoding FecR family protein, which produces MKEKNPNKIKFLPITEEEKKDLEDKIFVSIQKRKSRKRKTRYLIGVAASIALVVGVGFLFYETPTKAPSIIDFVNASSGVESKSDKVVLMLGEQDSLKIDEEITTIHYSSTGQNVTIGSTKTINQEITEDAKMVYNTLLVPYGKRSKIELSDGSMVWLNSGSRMVYPAVFNGDKREVYIEGEAIFEVAHRKSQPFIVISQDQEIEVLGTVFGVTNYLDENSINTVLKSGSVQISYHNNSSSSIETDKMKISPGTKASYNKNTKSIISEKVNVDTYFSWREGFLVFNKNNLEFIMKRISRYYNVEVNIEDEVLTTETFSGYLDLNEDIEKVIESIKQSTNMDYELKENEIIIN; this is translated from the coding sequence ATGAAAGAAAAAAATCCTAATAAAATAAAGTTTTTACCCATTACGGAAGAGGAAAAAAAGGATTTGGAGGATAAAATTTTCGTTTCAATACAAAAACGAAAATCAAGGAAAAGAAAAACCCGATACCTCATCGGAGTAGCCGCTTCAATAGCGCTGGTTGTTGGTGTTGGATTTCTTTTTTATGAGACTCCCACAAAAGCACCCTCAATTATAGATTTTGTGAATGCATCCAGTGGGGTGGAATCTAAATCTGATAAGGTGGTTTTAATGTTGGGAGAACAGGATAGCTTAAAAATAGACGAAGAAATTACCACGATACACTATTCCAGTACGGGACAGAATGTAACTATTGGATCTACCAAAACCATAAATCAAGAGATAACTGAGGATGCCAAGATGGTATACAATACATTGCTTGTACCTTATGGAAAGCGATCGAAGATTGAGCTTTCAGATGGTAGTATGGTGTGGCTAAACTCAGGGTCGAGAATGGTGTACCCGGCAGTTTTTAATGGAGATAAAAGAGAGGTATATATTGAGGGAGAAGCGATTTTTGAGGTTGCACATAGGAAGAGCCAACCCTTTATCGTAATATCCCAAGATCAAGAAATTGAGGTTTTGGGTACTGTGTTTGGTGTCACCAATTACTTAGATGAGAACTCAATAAATACGGTGCTTAAGAGTGGTAGTGTACAAATTAGCTATCACAATAATTCATCTTCATCAATAGAGACGGATAAAATGAAGATATCACCCGGAACAAAGGCCAGTTACAACAAGAATACTAAAAGCATTATTTCTGAAAAGGTGAATGTGGATACTTATTTCTCATGGAGAGAAGGATTTCTGGTATTTAATAAAAATAACCTTGAATTTATAATGAAAAGAATTTCAAGATACTACAATGTTGAAGTTAACATTGAAGATGAGGTCTTGACCACAGAAACCTTTTCGGGTTATTTGGATTTGAACGAGGATATAGAAAAAGTAATAGAGAGCATAAAACAGAGTACGAACATGGATTATGAGCTCAAGGAAAATGAAATAATAATCAATTAA
- a CDS encoding RNA polymerase sigma factor: protein MQKDSELALASDTNFSIPEKLDELVSEIGKNKMFVVKSSETIIWENLKNGDETALGELYKLHIDALFSYGIVHSQDRGYVMDCIHDLFVDLYKYRKSLSKTDNVKYYLFKSLKRKINKKYHRKIIPVSMEYDFLLNDTLKNYTKSHEEEIINDERSSEKSAMLSNALNTLTKKQRKGLYLRFNQQRTYEEISEIMGVSVQSARTTIYRALKTLR, encoded by the coding sequence ATGCAAAAAGATAGTGAACTGGCACTTGCCTCAGATACTAATTTTAGCATTCCTGAAAAATTAGATGAGCTAGTATCCGAAATAGGCAAGAACAAAATGTTTGTTGTAAAAAGTTCGGAAACAATTATATGGGAAAATTTAAAAAATGGAGATGAGACTGCACTTGGGGAGCTTTACAAGCTACATATAGACGCATTATTTTCATATGGAATAGTTCATTCGCAAGACAGGGGTTATGTCATGGATTGTATTCATGATTTGTTTGTGGATTTATACAAGTATAGAAAGAGCCTATCAAAAACAGATAATGTAAAATATTATCTATTCAAGTCGCTTAAGCGAAAAATCAATAAAAAATATCACCGAAAAATTATTCCGGTTTCCATGGAATATGATTTTCTGCTAAACGATACACTGAAGAACTATACCAAATCACATGAAGAAGAGATAATTAATGACGAACGTAGTTCTGAAAAGAGCGCAATGCTGTCAAATGCATTGAACACCTTAACTAAAAAGCAAAGAAAAGGGCTATATCTCAGATTTAATCAGCAAAGAACTTATGAGGAAATATCTGAGATAATGGGTGTTTCCGTACAGAGCGCAAGAACTACAATTTATAGGGCTTTAAAAACATTGAGATAA
- a CDS encoding alpha/beta hydrolase, whose amino-acid sequence MKIRSKIGKGLLVSILVIVLVYSFGPKVDKPLLNVELPKVPSDLIQLEEWVNTKETAVANIKPNNESQIIWSDSIPTKTEYSIVYLHGWSASKMEGNPIHIETAKHFGCNLYLPRLAGHGLDEEKAMLNLTADQVLNSAKEAIAVAKQLGDKVIIMATSTGGTLALYLAGGDADIASILLYSPNIEIYDKNAKLLTGPWGLQLAKAVKKSDYHEFEASAEKKKYWTTKYRVEALTHLQALVDNTMISETFQKVDQPVFLGYFYKNDSIQDNVVSVPVMLKMYNELGTDASLKRKKAFPDVGDHVMTSSITSKDLESVQQETNRFLEEVLKLKSSERVFN is encoded by the coding sequence TTGAAAATCCGCTCTAAAATTGGGAAAGGACTATTGGTATCAATTCTTGTAATTGTGCTGGTTTATTCCTTCGGTCCCAAGGTAGATAAACCACTTTTAAATGTAGAATTGCCAAAGGTTCCTTCTGATTTGATTCAATTAGAAGAATGGGTCAATACCAAGGAAACTGCAGTTGCCAATATAAAACCGAATAATGAGTCACAGATAATATGGTCTGATAGTATCCCGACAAAAACTGAATACAGCATTGTTTATTTACATGGGTGGTCTGCAAGTAAAATGGAAGGCAATCCAATTCATATTGAAACTGCAAAGCATTTTGGTTGTAATTTGTATTTACCTCGTTTGGCTGGGCATGGTTTGGATGAGGAAAAGGCCATGCTAAATTTAACTGCGGACCAGGTTTTGAATTCTGCGAAAGAAGCTATAGCAGTTGCAAAACAGCTTGGTGATAAAGTGATTATAATGGCAACATCAACAGGGGGAACATTGGCATTGTACCTTGCTGGTGGTGATGCGGATATTGCTTCAATTTTATTGTATTCGCCCAACATTGAGATATATGATAAAAACGCCAAGCTTCTAACCGGCCCATGGGGTTTACAATTGGCAAAAGCGGTTAAAAAGAGTGACTATCATGAATTTGAAGCCAGTGCGGAAAAGAAGAAATATTGGACCACCAAGTATAGAGTGGAAGCCTTGACTCACTTACAGGCTTTGGTTGATAATACGATGATTTCGGAAACTTTTCAAAAAGTGGACCAACCCGTTTTTCTGGGGTATTTTTATAAAAATGATTCCATTCAGGATAATGTGGTTTCGGTACCCGTAATGCTTAAAATGTACAATGAATTGGGAACAGATGCCTCATTAAAGCGAAAAAAAGCTTTTCCAGATGTTGGAGATCATGTGATGACTTCTTCAATAACATCAAAAGATTTAGAATCCGTACAGCAAGAAACAAATCGTTTTTTAGAAGAAGTTTTAAAACTTAAAAGCTCCGAACGCGTTTTTAATTAA
- a CDS encoding NRAMP family divalent metal transporter → MSKLKTLLKNLGPGLLFACMAIGTSHLVLSTKAGAQYGWVMIIPILLANILKYPFFEFGIRYTAVTEKSLIQGYLNLGKKYLWIYAMVTIVSIFTLLAALYVVTAGLLMNLFQISSIGLSTVALGVFVFISSVLIIGRYKFLENSLKAVISILFVSLIITTVVVLQKGQVPGADSFQRPEIFNEVGVLFLIGLMGWMPTAVEASGWVSLWSIENTKTMKEKPTLKLALQEFNLGYFLTALLAVLFLIIGWMTLYGTGTELSGNAVVFADQVVNLFTVNIGKWAYILIAVAAFATMFSTCMTAHDAVSRVSIDVLKKLFPQKIAFQNKNFFAIVVILMAVLNWFVILQFSANMGTLVALATFVSFVMAPLIGWMNLKTVLGNDIPEEHRPKIGLRILTYLGIVFLSLFALYYCWIIF, encoded by the coding sequence ATGTCAAAACTCAAAACTCTATTAAAAAACCTAGGCCCTGGATTGTTGTTTGCCTGCATGGCCATTGGCACCTCCCATTTGGTACTTTCAACAAAAGCTGGAGCTCAATACGGGTGGGTAATGATTATTCCCATACTGCTGGCAAACATTTTAAAATATCCATTTTTTGAATTTGGAATTCGTTACACAGCTGTTACAGAAAAAAGCCTTATCCAAGGGTATTTAAACTTGGGAAAAAAATACCTTTGGATTTATGCCATGGTCACCATTGTGTCCATATTCACACTTTTGGCAGCCCTCTATGTGGTGACTGCTGGACTCTTGATGAATTTATTTCAAATTTCAAGTATTGGTTTGAGTACTGTTGCTCTCGGTGTTTTTGTTTTTATAAGTTCGGTACTTATAATCGGTAGGTATAAATTCTTGGAAAACTCATTAAAAGCCGTTATTTCCATTTTATTTGTAAGCTTAATAATAACTACTGTGGTGGTTCTACAAAAGGGGCAGGTTCCGGGTGCAGATTCTTTTCAACGTCCTGAAATTTTTAATGAGGTCGGAGTACTTTTCTTAATAGGCCTTATGGGTTGGATGCCTACAGCAGTTGAAGCATCTGGATGGGTTAGTCTTTGGAGTATTGAAAACACCAAAACCATGAAGGAAAAACCAACGTTAAAGCTAGCACTTCAAGAGTTCAATCTTGGCTACTTTCTTACCGCTCTTCTTGCTGTTTTGTTTTTGATTATTGGGTGGATGACCTTATACGGAACCGGCACAGAACTTAGTGGCAATGCTGTTGTTTTTGCCGATCAAGTTGTAAACCTTTTTACCGTCAATATTGGCAAATGGGCTTACATACTTATAGCCGTAGCTGCTTTTGCAACAATGTTCAGCACATGTATGACTGCCCATGATGCAGTTTCAAGGGTTAGTATTGATGTCCTAAAAAAACTTTTTCCACAGAAAATAGCATTTCAAAACAAGAATTTCTTTGCTATTGTTGTTATACTTATGGCTGTATTAAATTGGTTCGTAATCCTGCAATTCAGCGCAAATATGGGCACCCTTGTTGCTTTGGCTACCTTTGTTTCCTTTGTAATGGCACCGCTTATAGGATGGATGAATTTAAAAACAGTACTTGGTAATGATATACCTGAGGAACATAGGCCAAAAATTGGTTTACGAATATTGACGTATTTGGGAATAGTCTTTCTATCCCTTTTTGCCTTATACTATTGCTGGATTATTTTTTGA
- a CDS encoding OmpA family protein, with product MEKAKRISITVLISFFGMVICFAQSKKSKGDNYFFQYDYQKAINAYESDLTKGTISNQQFVNLADAYFHVNNFEKASEIYLSVYNKDTVIGNHRLNKLLESLSKTANKERLETFLQSMSSRFQKEFLENFEFNTQLLENNRAIDQMDFQIFNLNGNSPQSDFSPSFYGEKLLFSSGRSQISKRRYAPAGEGYLNIYEAGIQANGQILTAQPFSEISSSNFHKATPYYSQELRSFFYVMSNTEDGELSFDDNGKNALAIGMQIKDGRFQLLLKDLSTSFYYPFYDQKTERLYFSANFEEGFGGTDIYYVHTNRGQIMSAPINLGPRINSAGNEIAPYIFENSFYFSSDVFYGLGGMDIYKSNVEGDTFSIPVNLGKGVNSSDDDFGLIIRNDGDGLLGYISSNRPGGKGKDDLYGFKVDKKPGLKTLTFKGKVIKAYGNSDVVDKVAVRLWDSNMALLAETYSDDNGNYRLEIPWVKELVLESYKDRYSSVTKKFSEEELKGVENINYNIEISAYEDLVEKKEGQAVVKLKKFFFGRSRAQLTPEIETELDKVVAFVKDFPSVQLRIETYTDSRGGSSTNFRLTQDRSDAIKNYLVQNGVSSSNILYSVGYGENKIINNCTNGVFCLEMLHQQNQRSLIVILNDNILFE from the coding sequence ATGGAAAAGGCAAAAAGAATAAGTATTACAGTATTGATTTCCTTTTTTGGTATGGTCATTTGTTTTGCCCAAAGTAAAAAGTCAAAGGGAGACAATTACTTTTTTCAATACGACTATCAGAAGGCGATAAATGCATATGAATCTGATTTGACAAAAGGCACAATTTCAAATCAACAATTTGTGAATTTGGCTGACGCTTACTTTCATGTCAATAATTTTGAGAAGGCTTCGGAAATTTATTTATCAGTATACAACAAAGATACTGTGATTGGCAACCATAGACTTAATAAATTATTGGAGAGCTTATCAAAAACTGCCAATAAGGAGCGTTTAGAAACATTTTTGCAAAGTATGTCTTCAAGGTTTCAAAAAGAATTTTTGGAAAATTTTGAGTTTAACACTCAATTGTTGGAGAACAATAGAGCTATTGACCAAATGGATTTTCAAATCTTCAATTTAAATGGGAATAGTCCCCAATCTGATTTTTCACCTTCGTTTTATGGAGAAAAGTTGTTGTTTTCAAGTGGTAGGTCGCAGATTTCCAAGAGAAGATACGCTCCTGCAGGTGAAGGATATTTAAATATTTATGAGGCCGGTATACAGGCCAATGGTCAAATATTGACGGCGCAACCTTTTTCTGAAATTAGCAGTTCTAACTTTCATAAAGCAACACCTTATTATTCCCAAGAGTTGCGAAGTTTTTTTTATGTGATGTCAAACACGGAAGATGGTGAATTGTCTTTTGATGACAATGGAAAAAATGCCTTGGCAATAGGAATGCAAATTAAAGATGGTAGATTTCAGTTGTTGCTCAAAGATTTGAGTACTTCTTTTTACTACCCATTTTATGACCAAAAAACGGAAAGACTGTATTTTTCCGCAAATTTTGAAGAAGGTTTTGGTGGTACGGACATTTACTATGTGCATACCAACCGGGGTCAGATTATGTCAGCTCCAATCAATCTGGGTCCAAGAATAAATTCAGCAGGGAATGAAATTGCCCCATATATTTTTGAAAACAGTTTCTACTTTTCTTCGGATGTTTTTTATGGATTAGGTGGAATGGATATTTATAAGTCGAACGTTGAAGGGGATACGTTTAGCATACCGGTTAACCTTGGAAAAGGGGTAAATTCTTCAGATGACGACTTTGGTTTGATCATACGGAATGATGGAGACGGTCTTTTGGGATATATTTCTTCAAATAGGCCTGGAGGAAAAGGGAAAGATGATTTATATGGATTTAAGGTTGATAAAAAACCAGGTCTTAAAACCTTAACATTCAAAGGAAAAGTAATAAAGGCCTATGGAAATTCTGATGTTGTGGACAAAGTGGCCGTTCGGTTATGGGATTCAAACATGGCGCTATTGGCAGAAACCTATTCGGATGATAATGGAAATTACAGACTTGAAATTCCTTGGGTAAAAGAATTGGTGTTAGAGTCTTACAAAGACCGATATTCCTCAGTTACCAAAAAATTCTCGGAAGAGGAACTTAAAGGTGTTGAAAATATAAATTATAACATTGAAATTTCGGCGTATGAAGATTTAGTGGAAAAGAAAGAGGGTCAGGCCGTGGTAAAACTTAAAAAATTCTTCTTTGGGAGAAGTCGTGCCCAACTTACTCCAGAAATAGAAACAGAATTGGATAAAGTTGTTGCCTTTGTGAAAGATTTTCCATCTGTACAACTTCGAATAGAAACGTATACGGATAGCAGGGGAGGCAGCAGTACTAATTTTAGGTTAACCCAAGACCGTTCGGATGCGATTAAAAACTACTTAGTCCAAAACGGAGTTTCATCTTCCAATATTCTGTATTCCGTTGGCTATGGCGAAAACAAGATTATAAATAATTGTACGAATGGTGTTTTCTGTTTGGAAATGCTGCATCAACAAAACCAGAGGTCATTAATAGTAATTCTTAATGACAATATTCTTTTTGAATAA
- a CDS encoding type IX secretion system membrane protein PorP/SprF — protein sequence MPNKIGLKLYRTFILLFLGIVGVCCAQKEPQYTQYMYNIGSFNPAYVGTVESPEIAGLYRAQWIDIPGAPRTMRFGANIPFSNEKMGLGFNVVHDELGPSGQTYIDISYSYQINLSDITKLSFGMVAGGSLLNLDYSEGTVVNPSDPIILGENLSNFYPTVGAGIFLYEDDWYMGLSIPNFLTNGLYNDEVATVVEDNIQFNAIGGYVFELSERTKFKPAFLINYLQGSPVNVNLSANFQFIDALTIGASYRFDNAISGLAGVQVSNALFLGYSYDYNTNGLGEFSGGSHEAILKFYIGRGGFGSGSSKTKSKDKNLKGKPKQIDSPRFF from the coding sequence ATGCCAAATAAAATTGGTTTAAAGTTATATAGAACATTCATACTACTATTTTTAGGTATTGTAGGAGTTTGTTGCGCCCAAAAAGAACCCCAGTACACCCAATACATGTACAATATTGGCAGTTTTAACCCCGCTTATGTAGGGACTGTGGAAAGTCCTGAAATAGCAGGCCTTTATAGGGCACAATGGATAGACATTCCCGGTGCACCAAGAACCATGCGTTTTGGTGCGAACATTCCTTTTTCGAACGAAAAAATGGGTCTTGGGTTTAATGTGGTTCATGATGAGTTGGGACCATCAGGGCAAACATATATTGATATTTCGTATTCCTATCAGATTAATCTCTCCGATATTACCAAACTCTCCTTTGGAATGGTTGCAGGGGGTTCGCTCTTAAATTTGGATTATTCTGAAGGTACCGTTGTAAATCCATCTGACCCGATAATACTAGGTGAAAATCTAAGTAATTTTTACCCCACTGTAGGTGCTGGAATTTTTCTTTATGAAGACGATTGGTATATGGGGCTTTCAATCCCTAATTTTTTAACCAACGGTCTTTATAATGATGAAGTGGCAACTGTGGTTGAAGACAATATACAGTTCAATGCAATAGGGGGTTACGTTTTTGAATTGTCTGAAAGAACAAAATTTAAACCAGCTTTTTTAATCAACTACCTTCAAGGTTCACCGGTCAATGTAAATTTATCCGCTAATTTTCAGTTTATCGATGCACTTACAATAGGTGCTTCATACCGATTTGACAATGCAATTAGTGGTTTGGCAGGGGTACAGGTATCCAATGCCTTGTTTTTAGGGTATTCATATGATTACAATACAAATGGACTGGGAGAATTTAGCGGAGGCTCACATGAGGCAATATTGAAATTTTACATTGGACGAGGTGGTTTTGGAAGCGGAAGCTCCAAAACAAAAAGTAAGGACAAGAATTTAAAAGGTAAACCAAAACAGATAGATTCTCCAAGATTTTTCTAA